In Juglans regia cultivar Chandler chromosome 5, Walnut 2.0, whole genome shotgun sequence, the following are encoded in one genomic region:
- the LOC108997811 gene encoding senescence-specific cysteine protease SAG39-like has product MGLTNHWQIICLALILTLGALASQAAARTLQDIAMHEKHEQWMAHYGRIYEDTYEKEKRFKIFKENAAYIESFNGAANKQYKLGINQFADLTNEEFVATRNRFMGHECSTQASSFKYENVTVLPSVMDWRKKGAVTPIKDQGQCGCCWAFSAVAAMEGITKLSTGKLISLSEQELVDCDIKGIDQGCGGGLMDNAFQFIEHNQGLTTEANYPYKGVDGTCNTKEESNHAAKINGYEDVPANSEKALLKAVANQPVSVAIDAEGSDFQFYSSGIFTGECGTSLDHGVTAVGYRITNDGTKYWLVKNSWGTEWGEQGYIRMQRDIDAKEGLCGIAMQASYPTA; this is encoded by the exons ATGGGGCTCACTAACCATTGGCAAATCATTTGTTTGGCTTTGATCCTCACTTTGGGAGCTTTGGCTTCTCAAGCTGCCGCTCGCACCCTCCAGGATATAGCAATGCATGAGAAGCATGAGCAGTGGATGGCTCATTATGGGCGTATATATGAGGACACTTACGAGAAAGAGAAgcgtttcaaaatattcaaagaaaaTGCGGCATACATAGAATCATTTAATGGTGCAGCAAACAAGCAATACAAGTTAGGAATCAACCAATTTGCAGATCTTACAAATGAAGAGTTCGTAGCCACGCGAAATAGATTCATGGGGCATGAATGCTCGACACAAGCTTCttctttcaaatatgaaaatgtaACTGTGTTGCCTTCTGTAATGGACTGGAGAAAGAAAGGAGCAGTAACACCCATCAAAGACCAAGGCCAATGTG GATGTTGCTGGGCATTTTCAGCAGTGGCAGCCATGGAAGGAATTACCAAGCTATCAACTGGTAAATTAATCTCTTTGTCTGAGCAAGAGTTGGTAGACTGTGACATTAAAGGAATTGACCAAGGGTGTGGTGGCGGTTTGATGGATAATGCATTCCAATTCATCGAACATAATCAAGGCCTAACTACAGAAGCCAACTATCCTTACAAGGGTGTTGATGGAACCTGCAACACAAAGGAAGAATCCAACCATGCAGCCAAGATAAATGGCTATGAAGATGTGCCAGCAAATAGCGAAAAAGCACTTCTTAAAGCTGTAGCTAATCAACCAGTTTCTGTTGCCATAGATGCTGAAGGTTCTGATTTCCAATTCTATTCAAGTGGTATTTTTACAGGAGAGTGTGGCACTAGCCTAGACCATGGTGTTACCGCTGTTGGTTACAGGATCACCAATGACGGGACCAAGTATTGGCTAGTGAAGAACTCATGGGGTACAGAATGGGGTGAACAAGGGTACATAAGGATGCAAAGAGATATTGATGCAAAGGAAGGCCTATGTGGTATAGCAATGCAAGCCTCTTATCCAACCGCATAA
- the LOC118348510 gene encoding senescence-specific cysteine protease SAG39-like — MGLITNQWQIICLALILTLGALASQADARTLQDIAMHEKHEQWMARYGRIYEDTYEKEKRFKIFKENAAYIESFNGAANKPYKLGINQFADLTNEEFVATRNRFMGHECSTQASSFKYENVTVLPSVMDWRKKGAVTPIKDQGQCGCCWAFSAVAAMEGITKLSTGKLISLSEQELVDCDIKGIDQGCGGGLMDNAFQFIEHNQGLTTEANYPYKGVDGTCNTKEESNHAAKINGYEDVPANSEKALLKAVANQPVSVAIDAEGSDFQFYSSGIFTGECGTSLDHGVTAVGYGITNDGTKYWLVKNSWGTEWGEQGYIRMQRDIDAKEGLCGIAMQASYPTA; from the exons ATGGGGCTCATCACTAACCAGTGGCAAATCATTTGTTTGGCTTTGATCCTCACTTTGGGAGCTTTGGCTTCTCAAGCTGACGCTCGCACCCTCCAGGATATAGCAATGCATGAGAAGCATGAGCAGTGGATGGCTCGTTATGGGCGTATATATGAGGACACTTACGAGAAAGAGAAgcgtttcaaaatattcaaagaaaaTGCGGCATACATAGAATCATTTAATGGTGCAGCAAACAAGCCATACAAGTTAGGAATCAACCAATTTGCAGATCTTACAAATGAAGAGTTCGTAGCCACGCGAAATAGATTCATGGGGCATGAATGCTCGACACAAGCTTCttctttcaaatatgaaaatgtaACTGTGTTGCCTTCTGTAATGGACTGGAGAAAGAAAGGAGCAGTAACACCCATCAAAGACCAAGGCCAATGTG GATGTTGCTGGGCATTTTCAGCAGTGGCAGCCATGGAAGGAATTACCAAGCTATCAACTGGTAAATTAATCTCTTTGTCTGAGCAAGAGTTGGTAGACTGTGACATTAAAGGAATTGACCAAGGGTGTGGTGGCGGTTTGATGGATAATGCATTCCAATTCATCGAACATAATCAAGGCCTAACTACAGAAGCCAACTATCCTTACAAGGGTGTTGATGGAACCTGCAACACAAAGGAAGAATCCAACCATGCAGCCAAGATAAATGGCTATGAAGATGTGCCAGCAAATAGCGAAAAAGCACTTCTTAAAGCTGTAGCTAATCAACCAGTTTCTGTTGCCATAGATGCTGAAGGTTCTGATTTCCAATTCTATTCAAGTGGTATTTTTACAGGAGAGTGTGGCACTAGCCTAGACCATGGTGTTACCGCTGTTGGTTACGGGATCACCAATGACGGGACCAAGTATTGGCTAGTGAAGAACTCATGGGGTACAGAATGGGGTGAACAAGGGTACATAAGGATGCAAAGAGATATTGATGCAAAGGAAGGCCTATGTGGTATAGCAATGCAAGCCTCTTATCCAACCGCATAA